In a single window of the Cupriavidus sp. P-10 genome:
- a CDS encoding Bug family tripartite tricarboxylate transporter substrate binding protein, translating into MKRIFARVLACTLLAAGCAAAHAETFPSQPVKWIVPYAPGGTTDVIARGLAVQMGKDLGQPVVVENRPGAASIIGATAIARSAADGYTVGTADSGTLAFNPAMYASLTYNADKDFTFIGGLGRMPLVLAVNPSFPARDLNEFMALARKTPGKVTSASSGPGSPLHVALELFKQRTKLDILHVPYKGSSPALQDLMAGQVQAMFVDLPPSLSLIRTGKIRVLAVATPKRLAILPDVPTMAEAGLSGFEAYAWQGFVGPAKMPAPVVNRLNKELVAALQHPETRSRLEELGIQPMPMTVQEFTQFAHSEQKLWAGVIKAAGIRLD; encoded by the coding sequence ATGAAGCGCATCTTTGCCCGCGTGCTGGCTTGCACGCTGCTGGCCGCCGGCTGCGCCGCCGCGCACGCCGAGACGTTCCCCAGCCAGCCGGTCAAGTGGATCGTGCCCTACGCCCCGGGCGGGACCACCGACGTGATCGCCCGCGGTCTTGCGGTACAGATGGGCAAGGACCTGGGCCAGCCTGTGGTCGTGGAGAACCGCCCGGGTGCGGCCAGCATCATCGGCGCGACTGCCATCGCCCGCTCGGCGGCAGACGGCTATACCGTCGGCACCGCCGATTCCGGCACGCTGGCATTCAATCCGGCGATGTACGCCTCCCTCACGTACAACGCCGACAAGGACTTCACCTTCATCGGCGGGCTGGGACGCATGCCGCTGGTGCTGGCGGTCAACCCGTCGTTCCCGGCGCGCGACCTCAATGAATTCATGGCGCTGGCCCGCAAGACGCCCGGCAAGGTGACGTCGGCCTCGTCCGGGCCCGGCTCGCCGCTGCACGTCGCGCTGGAACTGTTCAAGCAGCGCACGAAACTCGACATCCTGCACGTTCCGTACAAGGGATCGTCGCCCGCGTTGCAGGACCTGATGGCCGGACAGGTGCAGGCGATGTTCGTCGACCTCCCGCCGAGCCTGTCGCTGATTCGTACCGGCAAGATCCGCGTGCTTGCGGTGGCCACGCCCAAGCGGCTCGCCATCCTGCCAGACGTGCCGACCATGGCCGAGGCGGGCCTGTCCGGCTTCGAAGCCTACGCCTGGCAGGGGTTCGTCGGGCCCGCCAAGATGCCGGCACCGGTGGTGAACCGGCTGAACAAGGAACTTGTGGCAGCGCTGCAGCACCCTGAGACCCGCTCCAGGCTGGAAGAACTGGGCATCCAGCCGATGCCAATGACCGTGCAGGAGTTCACCCAGTTCGCACACAGCGAGCAGAAGCTGTGGGCAGGCGTGATCAAGGCCGCTGGCATCCGGCTGGACTGA
- the iolB gene encoding 5-deoxy-glucuronate isomerase — translation MNRADPSVTPRAVAATRPSLLVKGAQAERVIVDVTPQSAGWTYIGFKALRLADGETESLATAARELCVTVLSGEVDVHVGDQRYSALGSRQSVFEDQSPYAVYVPPGREVRIDARGGAEVALSTAPAQGRLPARVIEPGQMRRSVRGEGANTRYVCDILPESEPAESLLVVEVITPSGHSSSYPPHKHDSTGAAETALEETYYHQLNPPRGFAFQRVYTDDRSLDEAMAVEHRDTVLVPRGYHPCCAPYGYDLYYLNTMAGPERRWAFRNDPAHEWMLTR, via the coding sequence ATGAACCGCGCAGACCCAAGCGTGACGCCTCGCGCCGTGGCCGCCACGCGGCCGAGTCTCCTCGTGAAGGGGGCGCAGGCTGAACGCGTGATCGTCGACGTCACGCCGCAGTCGGCCGGATGGACGTATATCGGCTTCAAGGCGCTGCGCCTTGCCGATGGCGAAACGGAATCCCTGGCGACCGCGGCACGCGAACTGTGCGTGACAGTGCTGTCCGGTGAGGTCGACGTCCACGTCGGCGACCAGCGATATTCGGCGCTGGGGAGCCGCCAGTCCGTGTTCGAGGACCAGTCGCCGTACGCCGTCTACGTGCCGCCGGGGCGCGAGGTCCGCATCGACGCACGCGGTGGCGCGGAGGTGGCACTCAGCACCGCCCCGGCCCAGGGCCGTCTGCCGGCCCGGGTCATCGAACCCGGCCAGATGCGCCGCAGCGTGCGAGGCGAGGGCGCCAACACGCGCTACGTCTGCGACATCCTGCCGGAAAGCGAACCGGCCGAGTCGCTGCTGGTGGTGGAGGTGATCACGCCGTCGGGCCATTCCTCCAGCTACCCGCCGCACAAGCATGACAGCACTGGCGCAGCGGAAACGGCGCTGGAAGAGACGTATTACCACCAGCTCAACCCGCCGCGGGGCTTTGCCTTCCAGCGCGTGTACACCGACGACCGCAGCCTGGACGAGGCCATGGCCGTCGAGCACCGCGACACCGTGCTGGTGCCGCGCGGCTATCACCCGTGCTGCGCGCCGTATGGCTACGACCTGTATTACCTGAACACGATGGCCGGGCCCGAGCGCCGCTGGGCATTCCGGAACGATCCCGCCCACGAGTGGATGCTCACCCGCTGA
- a CDS encoding bifunctional 5-dehydro-2-deoxygluconokinase/5-dehydro-2-deoxyphosphogluconate aldolase, whose translation MHLPNFPADRDFDVACLGRLAVDLYAQQIGCSLESASTFAKYLGGSSANIAFGTARLGLRSAMISRVGNEQNGRFLLDTLRREGCDVSQVQVDAERLTGMVLLGIKDQDTFPLLFARENCADMALDANGIDEAFLARCRSLVITGTHLSTPGVLAASRRALEIAGRHGLVRVLDIDYRPVLWGLTGKGDGETRYIGNASVSRHLQEQLGAFELIIGTEEEWMIAGGSDDLMTSLSQVRTCTSATLVVKRGPLGCTIVQGDIPARIDDALTVHGERVEVLNVLGAGDAFASGLLSGLLRGNGWSESAAIANACGAIVVSRHGCAPAMPTPAELEHWFSGNRHPRPDQDAQLAHLHRVSVARPAWPELYVLAYDHRAQFEDLARAADADPSRIPALKTLINEVVAEVEGDNGCRGKIGVLIDGRLGEAALHGATGRGWWVGRPIELPGSRPLRFDGTRSLASELAHWPREQVVKCLVFYHPDDPAALRAEQDEALQVVWEATRHSGHELLLEVIPPKDTLAADDEGQAVVGAIRHLYDIGLKPEWWKVGAMSGRQWQALEALVQARDPWCRGAVILGLNQPVDQLVAGFAQATSPLVKGFMIGRTVWADASQAWLRNEIDDAAFRRQVAANFRRLIAGWRASRAVAPTEAAIEQGVQ comes from the coding sequence ATGCACCTTCCAAATTTTCCCGCCGACCGCGACTTCGACGTAGCCTGCCTCGGCCGGCTCGCCGTCGACCTCTACGCCCAGCAGATCGGTTGCAGCCTGGAATCGGCCAGCACTTTTGCCAAGTACCTCGGCGGCTCGTCGGCCAATATCGCGTTCGGCACCGCGCGGCTGGGCCTGCGCTCGGCCATGATCTCCCGGGTCGGCAATGAGCAGAACGGCCGCTTCCTGCTTGACACGCTGCGCCGGGAGGGCTGCGACGTGAGCCAGGTGCAGGTCGATGCCGAACGGCTGACCGGCATGGTACTCCTTGGCATCAAGGATCAGGACACCTTCCCGCTGCTCTTCGCCCGCGAGAATTGTGCCGACATGGCGCTGGACGCCAATGGCATCGACGAAGCCTTCCTTGCCCGCTGCCGCAGCCTTGTCATCACCGGCACGCACCTGAGCACACCGGGCGTGCTGGCCGCTTCGCGGCGTGCGCTGGAGATCGCCGGGCGCCATGGCCTTGTGCGCGTGCTCGACATCGACTACCGCCCGGTGCTGTGGGGCCTGACCGGCAAGGGCGACGGCGAGACGCGCTATATCGGCAACGCCAGCGTCAGCCGCCATCTGCAGGAGCAACTCGGCGCCTTCGAGCTGATCATCGGCACCGAGGAAGAGTGGATGATCGCAGGGGGCTCCGATGACCTGATGACCAGCCTGAGCCAGGTGCGCACGTGCACCAGCGCCACGCTGGTGGTCAAGCGCGGCCCGCTCGGCTGCACCATCGTGCAGGGCGACATTCCGGCCCGCATCGACGATGCGCTGACCGTCCACGGCGAGCGCGTCGAGGTGCTCAACGTGCTGGGCGCCGGCGATGCGTTCGCGTCCGGCCTGCTGTCCGGGTTGCTGCGTGGCAACGGCTGGAGCGAGTCTGCGGCCATCGCCAACGCCTGTGGCGCCATCGTGGTGTCGCGCCATGGCTGCGCGCCCGCCATGCCGACGCCGGCCGAGCTGGAACACTGGTTCTCCGGGAACCGCCATCCGCGCCCCGACCAGGATGCGCAGCTTGCACACCTGCACCGCGTGTCGGTGGCCCGCCCAGCGTGGCCGGAACTATATGTACTCGCCTACGATCACCGCGCCCAGTTCGAAGACCTGGCCCGCGCGGCGGATGCCGACCCCAGCCGGATTCCGGCTCTCAAGACACTCATCAATGAAGTCGTGGCGGAGGTCGAAGGCGACAACGGCTGCCGCGGAAAGATCGGCGTGCTGATAGACGGCCGTCTCGGCGAAGCCGCGCTGCACGGCGCCACCGGCCGCGGCTGGTGGGTGGGCCGCCCCATTGAATTGCCCGGCTCGCGGCCGCTGCGCTTCGACGGCACGCGCTCGCTTGCCTCGGAACTGGCTCATTGGCCGCGCGAGCAGGTGGTCAAGTGCCTGGTGTTCTACCACCCGGACGATCCCGCCGCGCTGCGCGCCGAGCAGGACGAAGCCTTGCAGGTGGTGTGGGAAGCCACCCGGCACAGCGGTCACGAACTGTTGCTGGAAGTCATCCCGCCCAAGGACACGCTGGCGGCCGACGACGAGGGCCAGGCCGTGGTCGGCGCGATCCGCCACCTTTACGACATCGGTCTGAAGCCGGAATGGTGGAAGGTCGGCGCGATGTCCGGGCGCCAATGGCAGGCGCTCGAAGCCCTGGTGCAGGCGCGCGATCCCTGGTGCCGTGGCGCCGTGATCCTCGGCCTGAACCAGCCGGTCGACCAGCTGGTGGCGGGCTTCGCGCAGGCGACGTCGCCGCTGGTAAAGGGCTTCATGATTGGCCGCACGGTCTGGGCCGACGCCAGCCAGGCCTGGCTGCGCAACGAGATCGACGATGCCGCGTTCCGCCGGCAGGTGGCGGCGAACTTCCGCCGCCTGATCGCCGGGTGGCGGGCCAGCCGTGCGGTGGCACCGACCGAGGCAGCTATCGAACAGGGGGTGCAATGA
- a CDS encoding MurR/RpiR family transcriptional regulator: MSTEHPFPDADAFLAAMQSGFPALSKQLRAIAQYVEANRERLALQGVNDIARQCEVQPSAIIRFAKHFGFSGFSQMQRLFRDSAARQLAPNANYQDRLRDLIRTTGGPLTGSGIAHEVIAGSIESLEALQRGAADMPFDQAVELLVQAPSVWLMASRRAFPVGAYLVYALQHTGKPIQWLNGLGQMQQGQLRALRPGDVMVAVSFEPYAQETLLAVQDAAARGARIVAISDSQLSPLADHAEVLLPVQDAATFGFRSLTSTLCLAQSLFLALAYRLEIAYTQPESAPLSPSSPSSPSSPSSARKASTKAS, encoded by the coding sequence ATGAGCACTGAGCACCCCTTCCCCGACGCCGACGCCTTCCTTGCCGCGATGCAAAGCGGTTTCCCCGCGCTCAGCAAGCAACTGAGGGCGATTGCACAGTATGTGGAGGCCAATCGCGAGCGCCTGGCGCTGCAGGGCGTCAACGACATCGCCCGGCAATGCGAGGTCCAGCCGTCCGCGATCATCCGCTTCGCCAAGCACTTCGGCTTCTCCGGTTTCTCGCAGATGCAGCGGCTGTTCCGCGACAGCGCCGCGCGACAGCTCGCACCCAATGCCAACTACCAGGACCGGCTGCGCGACCTGATCCGTACCACCGGCGGGCCACTGACGGGCAGCGGGATCGCGCATGAGGTGATTGCGGGCAGCATCGAAAGCCTGGAGGCCCTGCAGCGCGGCGCGGCGGACATGCCGTTTGACCAGGCGGTGGAACTGCTGGTCCAGGCGCCTTCCGTGTGGCTGATGGCCTCGCGCCGCGCCTTCCCGGTGGGCGCGTACCTCGTCTACGCCCTGCAGCACACCGGCAAGCCAATCCAGTGGCTCAATGGCCTGGGTCAAATGCAGCAGGGACAACTGCGGGCGCTGCGGCCGGGCGATGTGATGGTGGCAGTGTCGTTCGAGCCGTATGCGCAAGAGACGCTGCTGGCGGTGCAGGACGCCGCCGCGCGCGGGGCCCGCATCGTTGCGATCAGCGACAGCCAGTTGAGTCCGCTGGCCGACCATGCCGAGGTGCTGCTGCCGGTGCAGGATGCCGCGACGTTCGGCTTTCGCTCGCTGACCAGCACGCTGTGCCTGGCGCAGTCGCTATTCCTGGCGCTGGCCTATCGACTGGAGATCGCGTACACGCAGCCGGAGTCGGCGCCGCTGTCCCCGTCATCGCCGTCATCGCCATCATCGCCTTCATCGGCACGCAAGGCATCAACGAAAGCTTCGTAA